From one Pseudobdellovibrionaceae bacterium genomic stretch:
- a CDS encoding NifU family protein — MTPRFTQEDVLVRAQETPNPFAIKFIMNHAVKEEGKATFYSREECEQLPLAFSLFDIKGVKQLYFFENTITMTHDGSLDGDTIEQQAFAVIKSRLPIHDAGFRTPDEVPSKGPVDRSHLSEELQRIEEILDRTIRPGLQADGGDLEVLEYIDNEIKILYQGACGGCPSAMMGTLDAIQSILRHELGNPDLIVYPI, encoded by the coding sequence ATGACCCCAAGGTTTACTCAGGAAGATGTTTTGGTTCGGGCCCAGGAAACCCCCAACCCCTTTGCCATTAAGTTCATCATGAATCACGCGGTCAAGGAGGAGGGTAAGGCGACGTTTTACTCACGCGAGGAGTGCGAGCAGCTTCCCTTGGCTTTTTCTCTATTCGACATCAAGGGCGTCAAACAGCTTTACTTTTTTGAGAACACCATCACCATGACCCACGATGGCTCTCTTGACGGCGACACCATAGAGCAACAGGCTTTTGCGGTGATCAAGAGCAGGCTGCCTATTCACGATGCAGGATTTCGCACTCCAGATGAGGTTCCCAGCAAGGGGCCGGTGGACAGATCACATCTTTCTGAAGAGTTGCAGCGGATTGAGGAGATACTGGATCGAACCATTCGCCCAGGCCTTCAGGCCGATGGCGGAGATCTGGAAGTATTGGAATATATAGATAATGAAATTAAGATTCTCTATCAGGGAGCCTGTGGAGGGTGCCCGAGCGCCATGATGGGAACACTGGACGCCATTCAGAGCATTCTTCGCCACGAACTGGGCAATCCAGACTTGATCGTTTATCCAATCTAG
- a CDS encoding cysteine desulfurase, which translates to MNQYQVSKIREDFPALGQRVYEKPLAYLDNAATTLKPRQVVERMSEFYLKEASNVHRGAHYLSDLATNAFESARETVARFIGSTNAKEIVFTRGTTEGVNLLATTLGETLSPGDEVLLTEMEHHSNLVPWQVMAKKKQVTLKFVEVTPSGELDLNSFRGQLSSKTKIVSFVHCSNALGTINPAKLIIEEAKRAGALTVVDAAQSVSFLPMDVQGLGCDFLVYSGHKLFGPFGIGVLWGRLDLLDRLPPYQSGGSMIDRVRLQETSFLTSPHRFEAGTPNVGGAIGLARAIDYFTGLDIESVQRHESELAEMARNDLRQIDGLRLIGSAENRGNIVSFVFDGIHPSDIGQILDREGLAVRTGHHCTQPLMDRLGIPGTVRASFSIYNTEGEVRRLVEAARKAREFFV; encoded by the coding sequence ATGAATCAGTACCAGGTCTCCAAAATCAGAGAAGATTTTCCAGCCCTCGGGCAGAGGGTATATGAGAAGCCATTGGCTTACTTGGATAATGCCGCAACTACTCTAAAGCCGCGCCAGGTTGTAGAGCGCATGAGTGAGTTCTACCTGAAAGAGGCCTCAAACGTTCATCGGGGAGCTCATTATCTAAGTGATTTGGCTACTAATGCCTTCGAATCGGCGCGGGAAACCGTAGCAAGGTTTATTGGGTCCACCAATGCAAAGGAAATAGTCTTTACCCGCGGAACGACAGAGGGGGTAAACCTCCTCGCCACCACACTTGGTGAGACCCTTTCTCCTGGCGACGAGGTCCTGTTGACTGAAATGGAGCACCACTCAAACTTGGTTCCTTGGCAGGTGATGGCCAAAAAGAAACAGGTGACGCTAAAGTTTGTTGAAGTCACGCCTAGTGGGGAGTTGGATCTCAACAGTTTTCGCGGTCAGCTCTCCAGCAAGACCAAGATTGTGTCATTTGTTCACTGTTCGAATGCTCTGGGAACTATCAATCCGGCTAAGTTGATCATTGAAGAGGCTAAAAGGGCAGGAGCCTTGACGGTGGTGGATGCCGCCCAGTCGGTGTCTTTTCTTCCTATGGATGTTCAAGGTCTTGGTTGTGATTTCCTGGTTTACTCAGGACATAAGCTGTTTGGTCCGTTTGGCATTGGTGTTCTGTGGGGGCGCTTGGACCTTTTGGATCGGCTACCACCCTACCAGAGCGGTGGCTCGATGATCGATCGTGTTCGCCTGCAGGAGACCAGCTTTTTGACATCTCCTCACCGCTTTGAGGCCGGAACTCCGAACGTGGGCGGTGCCATTGGCCTTGCTCGGGCCATCGATTATTTTACTGGTCTGGATATAGAGTCTGTTCAGCGCCATGAATCTGAGCTGGCGGAAATGGCGAGAAATGATTTGCGACAAATCGATGGCCTTAGGCTCATTGGTAGTGCCGAAAATCGGGGCAATATCGTCTCTTTTGTTTTCGACGGTATACACCCGAGCGATATAGGGCAAATTCTTGACCGGGAAGGCCTTGCTGTACGGACGGGACATCACTGCACCCAACCGTTAATGGATCGTCTGGGAATTCCCGGAACGGTAAGGGCCTCTTTTTCGATTTACAATACTGAAGGTGAAGTTAGGCGACTTGTAGAGGCAGCGCGCAAGGCGCGGGAGTTTTTTGTATGA
- the sufD gene encoding Fe-S cluster assembly protein SufD gives MQTSFDAILRFKKTYEVLKQDQRLIGTSDLSGLRESAMTRLEGRGFPGRKTEEWRYTNTAPLLQEHYVTPKKERSFDLSDSALAEMTATFDSSSYRVVLVNGHFVGGLSRLPEQSGVSCFSLAALVSGQGPMEIKSRLEMIWEAEEGTGGQAFTWLNSALCLDGCVLVVDPQTSVDKPIEVIHVQSGEGDHWQSSMCRNFFFIGAGSKATITEGFIGSPETRSLTNTVTSLRVGEGAKVYHFKVQLENPKSYHLSFVRASLAESADVRFLQVASGARISRQELCCDIVGPQAFVRADAIYLVEGQEHVDLRTEINHRFEGGSSHQLFKGIASDKARAVFNGKILISEGAQKVDSSQLNKTLLLSNTAEVDAKPELEIYADDVKATHGATVGQLDEEQVFYFVSRGIPPSQAETLLAQGFTGEVLDHYRDCGAIVSKLDLHISSWVDRNRTSGARG, from the coding sequence TTGCAGACGTCATTTGATGCCATACTTAGATTTAAAAAAACCTATGAAGTTCTGAAGCAGGACCAGAGGCTGATTGGTACGAGCGACCTGTCGGGTCTTCGGGAAAGCGCCATGACCAGGCTAGAGGGCAGGGGTTTTCCTGGTCGAAAAACTGAAGAGTGGCGCTACACCAACACAGCACCCCTGCTCCAAGAGCATTACGTGACTCCAAAAAAAGAACGGTCATTTGATTTGTCTGATTCGGCACTGGCCGAAATGACAGCGACATTTGATTCTTCGTCCTATCGGGTGGTGCTGGTTAATGGTCATTTTGTCGGTGGCCTCTCTCGGCTCCCGGAGCAATCCGGAGTGAGTTGTTTCTCTTTAGCCGCCCTTGTTTCGGGCCAGGGACCGATGGAAATCAAAAGCCGCCTAGAAATGATTTGGGAAGCTGAAGAAGGCACAGGAGGACAGGCCTTCACCTGGTTGAATTCGGCCCTGTGTTTGGACGGCTGCGTATTGGTGGTCGACCCTCAGACTTCGGTTGATAAGCCCATTGAGGTGATTCATGTACAGTCCGGTGAGGGCGACCATTGGCAAAGTTCCATGTGCAGAAACTTCTTTTTCATTGGTGCAGGATCGAAAGCGACCATCACCGAAGGATTTATTGGTAGCCCGGAGACGAGGTCATTGACCAATACGGTGACAAGCCTACGAGTGGGCGAGGGCGCGAAAGTATATCACTTCAAAGTGCAACTGGAAAATCCGAAGTCCTATCACCTCAGCTTTGTTCGCGCCTCCTTGGCGGAGTCAGCCGACGTGCGGTTTTTGCAGGTGGCAAGCGGTGCGCGCATTTCCCGTCAGGAGCTGTGTTGCGACATTGTTGGTCCACAGGCCTTTGTTCGCGCCGACGCGATCTACCTGGTGGAAGGACAGGAGCACGTTGATTTGCGAACTGAAATCAACCATCGCTTTGAGGGTGGCTCCAGTCATCAGCTCTTCAAAGGGATTGCGAGCGACAAGGCGCGGGCTGTATTTAATGGTAAAATTTTGATCTCCGAAGGGGCACAAAAGGTCGACTCAAGTCAGCTCAACAAGACGCTGTTGTTGAGCAATACGGCAGAGGTCGATGCCAAGCCGGAGCTGGAAATCTACGCGGACGATGTCAAGGCGACCCACGGAGCGACTGTTGGTCAGTTGGACGAGGAACAGGTCTTTTATTTTGTGTCGCGAGGAATCCCTCCAAGTCAGGCGGAAACGCTCCTGGCTCAGGGATTCACAGGAGAGGTGTTGGACCACTATCGTGATTGTGGAGCCATAGTTTCAAAGTTAGATCTCCACATTAGTAGTTGGGTGGATCGCAATCGAACGTCTGGGGCGAGGGGCTAA
- the sufC gene encoding Fe-S cluster assembly ATPase SufC, whose product MLKVKDLHVNIDGKEVLKGLNLEINPGEVHAIMGPNGSGKSTLSKVIAGHPSYEVTKGSVEYEINMKWRNLLELEPDERAREGLFLAFQYPVEVHGVSNMVFLRTAFNAVCKHQGVKELDEAEFEKFVAEKAKLVDMNPDFLSRSVNEGFSGGEKKRNEILQMAVLSPRLALLDETDSGLDIDSLKIVANGVNKLKKKSNAILMITHYQRLLDYIVPDFVHVLMDGKIVHSGGKDLALELEKRGYDWLAEAQA is encoded by the coding sequence GTGCTTAAGGTCAAAGATCTACATGTAAATATTGACGGCAAAGAGGTCCTCAAGGGTCTCAACCTGGAAATCAACCCAGGTGAGGTTCATGCTATTATGGGACCCAACGGCTCTGGAAAAAGTACCTTGTCTAAGGTGATCGCCGGCCATCCTTCGTATGAGGTGACCAAAGGGTCTGTTGAATACGAGATAAATATGAAATGGCGAAATCTTCTTGAACTTGAGCCCGACGAGAGGGCCCGGGAAGGATTGTTTCTGGCCTTTCAGTACCCCGTGGAAGTCCATGGAGTCTCCAATATGGTATTTTTGCGGACGGCATTTAATGCTGTTTGCAAACACCAGGGGGTGAAAGAGCTGGATGAGGCGGAGTTCGAGAAGTTTGTGGCGGAAAAGGCCAAGCTTGTGGACATGAATCCCGATTTCCTCTCTCGTTCAGTCAACGAAGGCTTCTCTGGTGGCGAAAAAAAGCGCAACGAGATTCTTCAAATGGCGGTTCTTTCACCTCGCCTCGCTCTTTTGGACGAAACCGATTCGGGCCTGGATATTGATTCTTTGAAAATTGTCGCCAATGGCGTGAACAAACTCAAAAAGAAGTCCAACGCAATTTTAATGATTACTCACTATCAAAGACTTTTAGATTATATTGTCCCCGACTTTGTTCATGTCCTGATGGACGGAAAGATTGTCCACTCGGGAGGCAAGGATTTGGCCCTAGAGCTAGAGAAGCGTGGTTACGATTGGCTGGCTGAGGCTCAGGCTTAG
- the sufB gene encoding Fe-S cluster assembly protein SufB, producing MNDQSDVLDREYKYGFVTELETDRVAKGLNEETIRTISTKKEEPEWLLEYRLKAFRHWLTMPEPHWGHFKYQPIDYQDVCYYSAPKPKKDKPQSLDELDPELLKTFERLGIPLQEQKRISGVAVDAVFDSVSVGTTHKELLAKHGVVFCSISEAVHTHGELIKKYLGSVVPHTDNFFAALNAAVFTDGSFCYIPKGVKCPIDLSTYFRINAEDTGQFERTLIVAEGGSFVNYLEGCTAPMRDSNQLHAAVVELVALEEAEIKYSTVQNWYTGDKEGKGGIYNFVTKRGKCIGRNSKISWTQVEAGSAITWKYPSVILQGDNSVGAFYSVALTHDYMTADTGTKMIHVGKNTKSTIVSKGISTDRSSNSYRGLVKVLPSATGARNYSQCDSMLVGDQCSANTFPYLEVKNKTAVVEHEASTSRISEDQLFYLRSRGMDLEASISLLVNGFCKDVFKQLPLEFSVEAVKLIEMKLENSVG from the coding sequence GTGAATGATCAAAGTGATGTTTTAGATAGGGAATATAAATACGGTTTCGTCACGGAGTTGGAAACCGATAGGGTTGCCAAAGGTCTCAACGAAGAAACCATCAGGACAATTTCAACTAAAAAGGAAGAGCCAGAATGGTTGCTGGAATATCGGCTTAAGGCCTTCCGTCACTGGCTAACGATGCCGGAGCCCCATTGGGGGCATTTCAAATACCAGCCCATTGACTATCAGGATGTGTGTTACTATTCGGCCCCCAAGCCTAAGAAAGACAAACCCCAAAGTTTGGATGAATTGGACCCCGAATTATTAAAGACCTTTGAGCGTCTGGGCATTCCATTACAGGAGCAAAAAAGAATTTCCGGCGTTGCGGTTGATGCTGTATTTGATTCGGTTTCCGTGGGCACCACTCATAAAGAGTTATTGGCCAAGCATGGGGTTGTTTTTTGTTCCATTTCGGAGGCAGTGCACACCCATGGGGAGCTCATCAAGAAGTATCTTGGCAGCGTGGTCCCCCACACGGATAACTTCTTTGCGGCACTCAATGCGGCTGTCTTTACTGATGGGTCCTTTTGTTACATTCCCAAGGGTGTTAAATGCCCGATTGATTTATCGACCTATTTTCGCATCAACGCAGAGGATACGGGACAGTTCGAGCGCACTTTGATCGTCGCCGAAGGAGGTAGCTTTGTGAACTACCTGGAGGGCTGCACGGCACCCATGCGTGACAGTAACCAACTGCACGCTGCCGTTGTCGAGTTGGTTGCTCTGGAGGAGGCGGAAATCAAGTACTCGACGGTGCAAAACTGGTACACGGGTGACAAAGAGGGCAAGGGCGGCATCTATAATTTTGTTACCAAACGTGGAAAGTGTATCGGTCGCAATTCCAAGATTAGCTGGACGCAGGTGGAAGCAGGTTCCGCCATCACCTGGAAGTACCCGAGCGTGATCCTTCAGGGAGACAATTCTGTGGGTGCCTTTTATTCGGTCGCCCTGACTCATGACTATATGACAGCCGACACCGGAACAAAAATGATCCATGTTGGCAAAAACACCAAGAGCACCATCGTTTCCAAGGGCATTTCAACCGACAGATCTTCCAACAGCTACCGGGGGCTGGTCAAGGTGCTGCCCTCAGCGACTGGAGCGAGAAACTACTCCCAATGCGACTCCATGCTGGTCGGTGACCAGTGCTCGGCAAATACCTTTCCTTATTTGGAAGTGAAAAATAAAACTGCGGTCGTCGAACATGAAGCCTCTACTTCAAGGATTTCGGAGGATCAGTTGTTCTACCTTCGTTCCCGTGGAATGGACCTAGAGGCTTCGATATCGTTATTGGTGAATGGATTTTGCAAAGATGTATTTAAACAGTTGCCACTGGAGTTTTCAGTGGAGGCGGTTAAGTTGATTGAAATGAAGCTAGAAAACAGTGTTGGCTAG
- a CDS encoding Rrf2 family transcriptional regulator yields the protein MNRLNRKVEYALMALRYMCSKVPGELTTAKEVVDQTGCPFDATARVMQLMAQKGILKSEQGSHGGYAIVRDLSKTSFYDLIEMILGPLGIVKCVHAVNMCELEGTCNIRSPLAELNARLIEFYKNLTVYEILKLKDRPAPQSREVLVPGIGVESATRGQ from the coding sequence ATGAATCGCTTAAATCGCAAGGTTGAGTATGCACTAATGGCCTTACGCTATATGTGTTCAAAAGTCCCGGGTGAGCTGACGACGGCCAAAGAGGTTGTCGACCAAACGGGCTGTCCCTTTGATGCCACAGCACGAGTGATGCAGTTAATGGCACAAAAGGGGATTTTGAAATCAGAACAAGGATCTCATGGTGGTTATGCAATCGTTCGCGATCTTTCGAAGACCTCATTTTACGACCTCATTGAAATGATCCTAGGCCCTCTGGGCATTGTAAAGTGCGTACATGCCGTCAATATGTGTGAGCTCGAAGGCACCTGCAATATCCGTTCGCCGCTGGCGGAGCTTAATGCCCGCCTGATTGAGTTCTATAAGAATTTAACTGTATATGAAATTCTCAAATTAAAGGACAGGCCGGCGCCGCAATCTCGTGAGGTTTTGGTGCCAGGCATCGGGGTGGAGTCGGCGACGAGAGGTCAGTGA
- the tolQ gene encoding protein TolQ, protein MSQAFAAAKEGVSVGVNMNAWDAIWSASPIVQITLLILVGMSVACWAVIFAKRKQLDGLATANAPFSDLFWKASSLDDIFDSLKDHPQSNLARLFKAGYLELRKIADSNLVSGRKDSEATPLLTGIDNLDRALRKATDEELAQMESRLSLLATTGSTGPFIGLFGTVWGIMGAFQKIGATKVASLAVVAPGISEALIATSVGLAAAIPATVAYNHYVSRIRKMEIELNSFAADFLNIAKRNFFQG, encoded by the coding sequence ATGAGTCAAGCATTTGCCGCCGCCAAAGAAGGTGTCTCCGTTGGTGTGAACATGAACGCATGGGACGCAATATGGTCCGCGAGCCCCATTGTTCAAATCACACTTTTGATTCTCGTCGGGATGTCCGTTGCCTGCTGGGCTGTTATTTTTGCCAAGCGAAAGCAACTAGATGGCCTTGCTACTGCCAATGCACCCTTTTCAGATTTGTTTTGGAAGGCCAGCAGCCTCGACGACATATTTGATTCCCTTAAGGACCACCCACAAAGTAATTTGGCCCGACTGTTTAAAGCCGGATATTTGGAATTACGCAAAATTGCCGATTCGAATTTGGTTTCTGGAAGAAAGGATTCGGAAGCGACTCCCTTGCTCACTGGCATTGACAACCTGGACCGCGCCCTTCGTAAGGCCACCGACGAGGAGTTGGCACAAATGGAGTCTCGCTTAAGTCTTTTGGCGACAACTGGAAGTACCGGTCCCTTTATTGGTCTTTTTGGCACTGTCTGGGGAATTATGGGGGCCTTTCAAAAAATCGGTGCGACCAAGGTGGCCAGCCTCGCCGTTGTGGCACCCGGCATCTCAGAGGCCTTAATCGCGACTTCAGTCGGCTTGGCGGCAGCGATTCCCGCCACCGTTGCATACAACCATTATGTCTCCCGCATCCGAAAAATGGAAATCGAACTCAACAGCTTCGCGGCGGATTTCCTTAACATCGCCAAACGCAACTTTTTTCAGGGGTAG
- the tolR gene encoding protein TolR has protein sequence MGMSSSPRGSRAVLSEINVTPLVDVMLVLLVIFMVTAPMMNQGLDVELPETASSGVETTDEPMTLVIRKNRKLYIGEAAVTMDTLGKKLIAIMETRKNKQVYIQADRQVDYGYVAEAMGEIRAAGIYSIGLITTPKVR, from the coding sequence ATGGGTATGTCTTCTTCACCAAGAGGAAGCCGGGCTGTTCTCAGTGAAATTAACGTCACGCCTCTAGTCGATGTGATGCTTGTTCTGTTGGTCATTTTTATGGTCACGGCACCCATGATGAATCAGGGACTGGATGTGGAACTTCCAGAAACCGCATCCAGCGGAGTGGAGACAACCGACGAGCCCATGACTCTTGTCATTCGCAAAAACCGAAAACTCTATATTGGAGAGGCCGCTGTCACCATGGACACCCTTGGCAAAAAACTCATTGCCATCATGGAGACGAGGAAAAATAAGCAAGTCTACATCCAAGCGGATAGACAAGTGGATTATGGTTATGTTGCAGAAGCAATGGGAGAGATTCGCGCCGCCGGAATTTACAGCATTGGACTGATTACCACACCAAAGGTGCGCTAG
- a CDS encoding TonB family protein, whose protein sequence is MAVGTLVRNQHRDPFSRYVGLSVIFHCTVVLVFTIKTVFFPSEDLQIRDAIRVDLIGLPDKAEPPKPKEVVQKQPPAPAPTPKVTPKEPPPKAKKDPKVDLNKAKSNQDKALERLKALQSIEKIESSLKDKAKVEPVKEYKGNVLNAGDSLTGLDKIDHSQYFSTLKGHVQQHFVLPQWLAESNFHAKALVKVDERGFVISRELTQPSGDPTFDNKVLEAIDNASPFPPPPGKLKNVVALKGLVFNFPD, encoded by the coding sequence ATGGCAGTGGGAACTCTCGTGCGAAACCAGCACCGTGACCCCTTTTCAAGATACGTTGGCCTGTCGGTTATATTTCACTGTACTGTTGTTCTTGTTTTTACCATTAAGACCGTTTTCTTCCCCTCCGAAGATCTGCAGATTCGCGACGCGATAAGGGTGGACCTCATTGGTCTTCCCGATAAAGCTGAACCGCCAAAGCCGAAGGAAGTGGTCCAAAAGCAACCCCCAGCTCCGGCCCCGACACCGAAAGTCACACCGAAAGAGCCTCCACCCAAAGCAAAAAAGGATCCAAAGGTCGACCTGAACAAGGCGAAAAGCAATCAGGACAAGGCACTGGAGCGTTTAAAGGCCCTTCAGTCGATTGAAAAAATCGAGTCCTCTCTCAAGGACAAGGCAAAAGTGGAGCCCGTTAAGGAATACAAAGGAAACGTCCTTAATGCCGGAGATAGTCTCACCGGTCTAGACAAGATAGATCATAGCCAATACTTTTCCACTCTCAAGGGGCATGTCCAGCAGCACTTTGTCCTTCCTCAGTGGTTGGCGGAATCCAACTTCCATGCCAAGGCCCTGGTGAAGGTGGATGAGCGGGGTTTTGTCATCAGTCGCGAATTGACCCAGCCCTCGGGCGACCCCACCTTTGATAATAAGGTTCTTGAAGCCATAGACAACGCGTCACCCTTTCCGCCGCCTCCCGGTAAACTCAAAAATGTGGTAGCTTTGAAAGGCTTAGTCTTCAATTTCCCAGACTGA
- the tolB gene encoding Tol-Pal system beta propeller repeat protein TolB, translating to MIPFVMAILFFVGTHHAQAQSSNIYIDVGSATIKRSLIALPAFQYFGSAKDDKKNLAIGQELFNVAYNDLLVSSYFTFIRQDAFLEDTSKVGLKPAPGDPKGFNFQNWRSIGTEFLVRAGYKVVGDKISLETYLYHVPQAKLVLGKTYEGPLSSARKIAHTFCNDALQALTGKKGMFNSKVVVAATERNQSFKEIYIMDWDGANVKKISNHKSVAISPAFSPDGKKVAYTAFAFHAKAKTRNADMFLYDLTNGKRWLISYRKGINSGAAFMPDGNSILLTISQGGSPDVFNMSLDGKDLRRITKGPNRAMNVEPAPSPDGKRIAFSSDRSGQPMIYIMNAQGGDIQRVTFAGRYNASPNWSPDGKKLAFAGYDKSHFDIFVLDVASKQLTRLTSAKKSSGKWADNEDPTFSPDGRHVMYVSNRTGKNQLYMVSPDGSNERRVTVDSKAYFKPKWSGYLDE from the coding sequence ATGATTCCCTTTGTGATGGCAATTCTTTTTTTTGTTGGCACTCATCATGCCCAGGCCCAATCCAGCAACATTTATATTGATGTGGGATCGGCAACAATCAAACGAAGCCTAATTGCTCTACCGGCCTTTCAGTATTTTGGCTCCGCAAAGGATGACAAGAAAAATCTGGCAATTGGACAAGAGCTCTTTAACGTTGCCTACAACGACCTCCTGGTTTCATCTTATTTTACCTTTATTCGGCAAGATGCCTTTTTGGAAGACACCAGTAAGGTTGGACTCAAACCCGCCCCTGGAGACCCTAAAGGATTTAACTTTCAAAACTGGCGATCAATTGGAACTGAGTTTCTCGTCCGAGCGGGCTACAAAGTCGTTGGCGACAAGATTAGCCTAGAAACCTACCTTTATCATGTTCCTCAGGCAAAACTGGTTCTCGGAAAAACCTATGAGGGCCCCCTGAGTTCTGCGCGCAAGATTGCCCACACCTTTTGCAATGATGCTCTCCAAGCCCTCACAGGGAAAAAAGGCATGTTTAACTCCAAAGTGGTCGTCGCCGCCACGGAACGGAACCAGTCCTTTAAGGAAATCTACATAATGGATTGGGATGGGGCGAACGTTAAAAAGATTTCCAACCACAAGTCAGTGGCGATTTCTCCGGCCTTTTCGCCCGATGGAAAAAAGGTGGCCTACACCGCCTTTGCTTTTCACGCCAAGGCAAAGACGCGAAATGCGGATATGTTCTTGTACGACCTAACCAACGGCAAGCGCTGGCTTATTTCTTATCGTAAGGGAATTAATTCCGGTGCCGCGTTCATGCCCGACGGCAACTCCATATTGCTCACCATTTCTCAGGGTGGGAGTCCAGATGTTTTTAACATGAGTCTTGACGGAAAAGATCTCCGCCGTATTACCAAGGGCCCAAATCGGGCGATGAATGTAGAGCCCGCGCCTTCACCGGATGGGAAAAGGATTGCATTTTCCTCGGACCGCAGTGGGCAACCAATGATTTACATTATGAATGCCCAGGGCGGAGACATCCAGAGGGTCACGTTTGCCGGTCGCTACAATGCGAGTCCCAACTGGTCTCCCGACGGAAAAAAATTGGCCTTTGCAGGCTATGACAAAAGCCACTTCGATATCTTTGTACTTGATGTCGCCTCCAAGCAGCTCACCCGGTTGACCTCGGCAAAAAAATCCAGCGGAAAGTGGGCGGACAACGAGGATCCGACCTTTTCTCCTGATGGCCGACACGTCATGTATGTTTCCAACCGAACCGGAAAAAATCAGCTCTATATGGTCAGCCCCGATGGCTCTAATGAACGGCGGGTCACGGTCGATAGCAAGGCCTATTTCAAGCCCAAATGGTCGGGCTATTTAGATGAATGA